The following are from one region of the Verrucomicrobiota bacterium genome:
- a CDS encoding Ig-like domain-containing protein — protein MPDNLPNSNPNPAPKPDADMETATNAAPVAAASPALPVRKLPPYWILRTDAGGGNYFSPGTLPVVKAFNERLARFLADTNYGPSPDGKCNLITYLPGKIPIDQVRDFRYITETELKAFERAANSFYAKADPDAKTPLHAKELRKNFRLPDPKLEPDAYRVYGDKYDPKLLVFWGCEKNQGSSLPLIRYDRLGYKSTSVYDRLKELLLSWEEQQRQAIELIKEINDPLGRFIASPVFEKGKLVKILTRTGTEIPLDQLKKLKPLPKRSLARGEFAAFRKACMDFYAKAHPEEADAEENENLPVGEQKKPAVGSYEKELRRNFRLPDPDRMPDCFWMFKGRLFVLYGDPYLVKENCLPLCTDTVLGVPVAPASKPGAKAEEDVDFVEKKSKAAPPPALTVVDKLKLREKSAAVVLAIAGGVVGLMLVGALVAYLSIDKTPPVITGAEISNDVKMDPPNKRNKLVVVFNKPVAPESVTKAKYDLKSASGNSLMKISQAEPDPTDKKRLILTLSETVRETDNYSLHIEGVTDTTRQKNQVDKNKPVSVVAADLRPPGCVSVSAGESLNKLLVEFDEPVGKASAESEKNYQVAGMNITAAQVTDPRLIVLQADKSFEMNKDYSLTIKLVEDQSIAHKSMGTVTVPFKYVDNTPLKVLAVNATENQWTITIDFSKPVDSATAQDVSYFTIKNPDLKVLSSKPRGERSVVLTTDLLTVGSKYQLAVRGVKSVTGRLVDATNEFIYNPPDKESPVAQSPLLSQDGAKLIVPFSKVLNSKLVGATFSLKVDMGGNLKDWSGQPKPSMGSKDSEVVLDLGAKLDQGSYLLCYDKVSDIFGNSKSNAVSFNSELPGGRMIPSIIQADTDIEGKSEFKFVLTEGKSNLEDGCFAASNFEVASGDAKLTVAGVDPEEKKHPSGRLITIVTVKFDAATKLPANVNLRWLNVKMKGFAKLYNVPVNGPYRVGGGVIAPPTPPPNP, from the coding sequence ATGCCTGACAATTTGCCCAATTCTAATCCGAACCCGGCGCCGAAACCGGATGCCGACATGGAAACCGCTACCAACGCCGCGCCGGTCGCTGCCGCGTCGCCGGCCCTGCCCGTGCGCAAGTTGCCGCCGTATTGGATCCTCCGTACGGATGCCGGCGGCGGTAATTACTTCAGCCCGGGCACATTACCGGTGGTCAAGGCCTTCAATGAGCGGTTAGCTCGTTTTTTAGCGGATACCAATTACGGGCCGTCGCCTGATGGCAAATGCAACCTGATTACCTACCTTCCGGGGAAAATCCCGATTGATCAGGTGCGCGATTTCCGGTACATCACCGAGACCGAACTAAAAGCGTTCGAGCGGGCCGCCAATTCTTTTTACGCCAAAGCCGATCCCGACGCCAAGACGCCGTTGCACGCCAAGGAACTGCGCAAGAATTTCCGGCTGCCCGATCCCAAATTGGAACCGGACGCCTACCGGGTCTATGGGGATAAATATGATCCCAAGCTGCTGGTATTTTGGGGGTGTGAAAAGAATCAGGGATCGTCCCTGCCGCTGATCCGCTATGACCGCCTTGGCTACAAGAGCACCAGTGTCTATGACCGCCTCAAGGAATTGCTGCTTTCCTGGGAGGAACAACAGCGTCAGGCGATCGAACTGATCAAGGAAATCAATGACCCGCTGGGGCGCTTTATCGCCTCCCCGGTGTTTGAAAAAGGCAAGCTCGTCAAGATTCTCACCCGCACCGGCACGGAAATCCCGCTGGACCAGCTCAAAAAGCTCAAGCCGCTGCCCAAGCGCAGTCTGGCGCGCGGCGAGTTTGCCGCCTTCCGCAAGGCCTGCATGGACTTCTACGCCAAGGCCCACCCGGAAGAGGCGGATGCCGAGGAAAATGAAAATTTGCCGGTGGGCGAACAGAAAAAGCCCGCCGTGGGCAGCTACGAGAAAGAGCTGCGACGCAACTTCCGCCTGCCCGACCCGGATCGCATGCCGGATTGTTTCTGGATGTTCAAGGGTCGGCTGTTCGTGCTCTATGGCGATCCGTACCTGGTGAAGGAAAACTGCCTGCCGCTCTGCACCGATACGGTACTGGGCGTGCCCGTCGCCCCGGCTTCCAAGCCGGGGGCCAAGGCCGAGGAGGATGTGGATTTCGTCGAGAAAAAATCCAAGGCCGCCCCGCCGCCCGCTCTCACGGTGGTGGACAAGCTGAAATTGCGCGAGAAGTCTGCCGCCGTCGTTCTGGCCATCGCCGGTGGCGTGGTGGGACTGATGCTGGTGGGTGCATTGGTAGCCTATTTGAGCATAGATAAAACACCGCCGGTTATCACGGGGGCTGAAATCAGCAATGACGTGAAGATGGATCCGCCCAATAAGCGCAATAAATTGGTGGTCGTATTCAACAAGCCGGTTGCGCCGGAATCGGTGACGAAAGCCAAGTATGATCTCAAGTCGGCAAGTGGCAACAGCCTGATGAAGATCAGCCAAGCTGAGCCGGATCCCACGGACAAAAAGCGCCTCATACTGACGCTTTCGGAAACGGTTCGAGAAACCGATAACTACAGCCTGCACATTGAGGGGGTTACTGATACCACCCGGCAAAAGAATCAGGTGGACAAAAATAAACCCGTTTCGGTTGTGGCCGCCGATTTGCGTCCGCCGGGCTGCGTCAGTGTTTCGGCGGGAGAAAGCCTGAATAAATTATTGGTCGAGTTTGATGAACCGGTCGGCAAAGCCAGTGCGGAATCGGAAAAGAATTATCAGGTTGCCGGTATGAATATCACGGCGGCACAGGTGACGGATCCACGCTTGATCGTTCTTCAGGCGGATAAGTCCTTTGAGATGAACAAGGACTATTCCTTGACGATCAAGCTCGTGGAAGATCAGTCCATCGCGCATAAATCCATGGGAACCGTGACGGTGCCGTTCAAGTATGTGGATAACACGCCGTTAAAGGTGCTGGCAGTCAACGCCACGGAGAACCAATGGACGATCACCATTGATTTCAGCAAGCCGGTGGACTCGGCCACGGCGCAGGATGTGTCTTATTTCACCATCAAGAATCCCGACCTCAAAGTCCTGTCCAGCAAACCGCGCGGGGAACGCTCGGTGGTGCTGACCACGGACTTACTTACTGTCGGGAGCAAATATCAGCTCGCGGTGCGCGGCGTGAAGAGCGTTACCGGACGGCTGGTGGATGCCACCAACGAATTCATCTATAACCCGCCGGACAAGGAGTCACCGGTCGCGCAAAGCCCGCTGTTGAGCCAGGATGGCGCGAAGCTGATTGTGCCTTTCAGCAAGGTCCTGAATTCCAAGCTGGTTGGGGCGACATTCTCACTTAAAGTGGACATGGGTGGAAACTTGAAGGATTGGTCCGGGCAGCCCAAGCCCTCAATGGGCAGCAAAGATAGTGAAGTGGTTTTGGACTTGGGCGCCAAACTGGATCAGGGAAGCTACCTGTTGTGCTACGATAAAGTATCCGATATTTTCGGAAACTCCAAATCCAATGCGGTGAGCTTCAATTCCGAACTGCCCGGTGGTCGCATGATCCCCAGCATCATTCAGGCGGACACGGATATTGAGGGCAAGAGCGAGTTTAAGTTTGTGCTGACCGAAGGGAAGAGCAATTTGGAGGATGGTTGCTTCGCCGCGTCCAACTTTGAAGTGGCGTCAGGGGACGCCAAGCTCACTGTCGCGGGCGTGGACCCTGAAGAGAAGAAACACCCGAGCGGTCGCCTTATCACGATTGTGACGGTAAAATTCGATGCGGCCACCAAGTTGCCGGCCAATGTCAATTTGCGCTGGTTGAATGTGAAAATGAAAGGTTTTGCGAAATTGTACAATGTGCCGGTGAATGGTCCTTATCGGGTGGGCGGTGGGGTAATTGCTCCGCCAACACCACCACCAAATCCTTAA